The Pseudophaeobacter arcticus DSM 23566 genome includes a region encoding these proteins:
- the scpA gene encoding methylmalonyl-CoA mutase codes for MTSKTDDWRALAEKELRGRPLEDLTWKTLEGIEVKPLYTAEDTADLPHMGTLPGFGPFTRGVKATMYAGRPWTIRQYAGFSTAEESNAFYRRNLAAGQQGVSVAFDLATHRGYDSDHERVVGDVGKAGVAIDSVEDMKILFDGIPLDKVSVSMTMNGAVIPILASFIVAGEEQGHDKALLAGTIQNDILKEFMVRNTYVYPPEPSMKIISDIIEYTSNEMPKFNSISISGYHMQEAGANLVQELAYTLADGREYVRAATEAGMDVDTFAGRLSFFFAIGTNFFMEIAKLRAARTLWHRVMTEFDAKSDRSKMLRTHCQTSGVSLQEQDPYNNVIRTAYEAMSAVLGGTQSLHTNALDEAIALPTEFSARIARNTQLVLQEETGVTNVVDPLAGSYYVESLTNELIDKAWALMSEVEEMGGMTKAVASGMPKLRIEESAARRQAMIDRGEEVIVGVNKYRKEKEDPIDILDVDNVAVRESQIARLEKMRAERDEAACQAALDELTNRAKNGGNLLEAAVEAARMRASVGEISMAMEKEFGRHRAEVKTLAGVYGAAYEGDEGFAAIQKSIETFAEEEGRRPRLLVVKMGQDGHDRGAKVIATAFADIGFDVDVGPLFQTPAEAAQDAIDNDVHVIGISSQAAGHKTLAPQLVQELKAQGAEDILVICGGVIPQQDYQYLYDNGVKAIFGPGTNIPEAAQDVLKLIRAARS; via the coding sequence ATGACAAGCAAGACAGACGATTGGCGGGCTCTGGCTGAAAAAGAGCTCCGTGGCCGCCCACTCGAAGACCTGACCTGGAAGACGCTCGAAGGTATCGAGGTCAAGCCACTCTATACCGCTGAAGACACCGCAGATCTGCCGCATATGGGCACGCTGCCTGGCTTTGGTCCTTTCACCCGCGGCGTCAAGGCCACCATGTATGCAGGACGTCCCTGGACCATCCGGCAATATGCGGGCTTTTCCACTGCCGAAGAATCCAACGCCTTTTACCGCCGCAACCTTGCTGCCGGTCAGCAGGGTGTCTCTGTGGCCTTTGATCTGGCGACCCACCGGGGCTATGACAGCGATCACGAACGTGTGGTCGGGGACGTCGGCAAGGCCGGCGTGGCCATCGATTCCGTTGAGGACATGAAGATCCTGTTTGACGGTATTCCGCTCGACAAGGTCTCGGTCTCGATGACCATGAATGGCGCAGTGATCCCAATTCTGGCGAGCTTTATCGTTGCGGGCGAAGAGCAGGGCCATGACAAAGCGCTGCTGGCAGGCACCATTCAGAACGATATTCTGAAGGAATTCATGGTGCGCAACACCTATGTTTATCCGCCTGAACCTTCGATGAAGATCATCTCGGATATCATTGAATACACATCCAATGAGATGCCCAAGTTCAACTCGATCTCGATTTCCGGCTATCACATGCAGGAAGCCGGCGCCAATCTGGTGCAGGAGCTGGCCTATACTCTGGCCGATGGTCGCGAATATGTTCGCGCCGCCACCGAGGCGGGGATGGATGTCGATACGTTTGCCGGTCGCCTCAGCTTCTTCTTTGCCATCGGCACCAATTTCTTTATGGAAATTGCCAAGTTGCGGGCGGCGCGCACCCTGTGGCATCGCGTCATGACCGAATTTGACGCCAAGTCTGACCGTTCAAAAATGCTGCGCACCCATTGCCAGACCTCGGGCGTGTCCCTGCAGGAACAAGACCCCTATAACAACGTGATCCGCACCGCCTATGAGGCGATGTCGGCGGTTCTGGGGGGCACGCAATCGCTGCACACCAATGCGCTGGACGAAGCCATCGCACTGCCCACCGAGTTCTCGGCGCGTATTGCCCGTAACACCCAGCTGGTGCTGCAGGAAGAAACCGGTGTCACCAATGTGGTCGACCCGCTGGCCGGATCCTACTACGTCGAAAGCCTGACAAACGAGCTGATCGACAAGGCCTGGGCGCTGATGTCGGAGGTCGAGGAAATGGGCGGTATGACCAAGGCCGTGGCCTCGGGTATGCCGAAACTGCGCATCGAGGAAAGCGCCGCGCGGCGTCAGGCGATGATCGACCGCGGCGAAGAGGTGATTGTTGGCGTCAACAAATACCGCAAGGAAAAAGAAGACCCGATCGACATCCTGGATGTGGACAATGTCGCGGTCCGTGAAAGCCAGATTGCCCGTCTGGAGAAGATGCGTGCCGAGCGTGACGAGGCGGCCTGTCAGGCGGCTTTGGATGAGTTGACCAATCGGGCCAAGAATGGTGGAAACCTGCTGGAGGCTGCCGTCGAGGCAGCGCGGATGCGGGCCTCAGTTGGAGAAATCAGCATGGCGATGGAGAAAGAATTTGGTCGTCACCGCGCCGAAGTGAAAACTCTGGCGGGTGTCTATGGTGCGGCTTATGAAGGCGACGAAGGCTTTGCCGCGATCCAGAAAAGCATCGAAACCTTTGCCGAAGAAGAAGGGCGCCGACCTCGTCTTTTGGTGGTCAAGATGGGCCAGGACGGCCATGACCGGGGCGCCAAAGTGATCGCCACAGCCTTTGCTGATATCGGTTTTGACGTGGATGTAGGCCCGTTGTTCCAGACACCCGCAGAGGCCGCGCAGGATGCCATCGACAATGATGTGCATGTGATTGGCATTTCCAGCCAGGCCGCCGGCCACAAGACCCTGGCGCCGCAATTGGTGCAGGAGTTGAAAGCCCAGGGCGCCGAGGATATTTTGGTTATTTGCGGCGGGGTTATTCCGCAGCAGGATTACCAGTATCTCTATGACAATGGCGTCAAGGCGATCTTTGGCCCCGGCACCAATATCCCCGAGGCCGCGCAGGATGTTCTGAAACTGATCCGCGCAGCGCGCAGCTGA
- a CDS encoding DUF4174 domain-containing protein, whose amino-acid sequence MKPILALVLSSFLPFAPAVSAQGSEPEPPMLVQPGEEADLASFLWHKRPIVVFADSPEDPRFKEQMARLTSEAEALLERDVVVLTDTTPKPASALRKQLRPRGFMLVLVGKDGGVKLRKPHPWTVRELSRSIDKFQDRLQEVEDRREN is encoded by the coding sequence ATGAAACCAATCCTAGCCCTTGTTTTGTCGAGTTTTCTTCCATTTGCCCCGGCGGTGTCAGCCCAAGGCTCAGAGCCAGAGCCCCCCATGCTTGTCCAACCCGGAGAAGAGGCCGATCTGGCCAGTTTTCTGTGGCACAAGCGCCCAATTGTTGTCTTTGCCGACAGCCCAGAGGACCCCCGGTTCAAAGAACAGATGGCCCGATTGACCAGCGAGGCGGAGGCCTTGTTGGAGCGCGATGTCGTGGTTCTGACCGATACCACCCCCAAACCTGCCTCAGCTCTGCGCAAGCAGTTACGCCCGCGTGGGTTCATGTTGGTTCTGGTGGGCAAGGACGGTGGTGTGAAGCTGCGCAAACCACATCCCTGGACGGTACGCGAGCTGTCGCGCAGCATCGACAAGTTCCAGGATCGTTTACAAGAAGTCGAAGACCGGCGCGAGAACTGA
- a CDS encoding acetyl-CoA carboxylase biotin carboxylase subunit, giving the protein MFEKILIANRGEIACRVIKTARKMGIKTVAIYSDADKQALHVQMADESVHIGPPPANQSYIVIDKVMEAIRATGAQAVHPGYGFLSENSKFAEALAAEGVAFVGPPVGAIEKMGDKITSKKIAQEAGVSTVPGHMGLIEDAEEAVKISREIGYPVMLKASAGGGGKGMRIAWNDEEAREGFQSSKNEAASSFGDDRIFIEKFVTQPRHIEIQVLCDAHGNGIYLGERECSIQRRQQKVVEEAPSPFLDEATRKAMGEQAVALAQAVDYASAGTVEFIVDGDKNFYFLEMNTRLQVEHPVTELITGVDLVEQMIRVANGEPLTITQDDVQLNGWAIENRLYAEDPYRGFLPSIGRLTRYRPPAELSGGPLLDNGKWQGDAPAGAGIAVRNDTGVYEGGEISMYYDPMIAKLCTWAPTRDQAIEAMRNALDGFEVEGIGHNLPFLSAVMDHPIFIEGAMTTAFIEEQYPEGFVGVDLPAEALRRIAASAAAMHRVAEIRRTRVSGRMDNHERRVGSDWVVSLQGQSFPVSIEADQLGATVTFQDGGSMRIASDWTPGDQLATIDVDGAPLVLKVGKISGGFRIRSRGADLKVHVRTPRQAELAELMPEKVAPDTSKLLLCPMPGLIVKINVEVGDEVQEGQTLCSVEAMKMENILRAERKGVIAKINASAGDSLAVDEVIMEFEE; this is encoded by the coding sequence ATGTTTGAAAAGATCCTGATCGCGAATCGGGGCGAGATCGCCTGCCGTGTTATCAAGACTGCCCGCAAGATGGGTATCAAAACTGTTGCCATCTATTCGGATGCAGATAAGCAGGCCCTGCACGTGCAAATGGCCGATGAGTCGGTGCATATCGGCCCGCCTCCTGCCAACCAGTCCTACATTGTCATCGACAAGGTGATGGAGGCGATCCGCGCAACCGGTGCCCAGGCGGTTCATCCCGGCTATGGCTTCCTGTCGGAAAACTCCAAATTTGCTGAGGCCCTGGCGGCCGAGGGCGTTGCCTTTGTCGGCCCCCCCGTTGGTGCCATCGAGAAAATGGGTGACAAGATCACCTCAAAGAAGATCGCGCAGGAAGCCGGTGTTTCCACCGTTCCCGGCCACATGGGCCTGATCGAAGACGCCGAGGAGGCTGTAAAGATCTCGCGCGAGATCGGCTATCCGGTGATGCTCAAGGCCTCTGCTGGCGGCGGCGGCAAGGGCATGCGGATTGCCTGGAACGACGAAGAGGCCCGCGAAGGGTTTCAGTCTTCCAAGAACGAGGCGGCAAGTTCCTTTGGCGATGACCGGATATTTATCGAGAAATTTGTAACGCAACCGCGCCATATCGAAATTCAGGTGCTCTGCGATGCCCATGGCAATGGCATCTACCTGGGCGAGCGGGAATGTTCGATCCAGCGTCGCCAGCAAAAGGTTGTGGAAGAGGCGCCAAGCCCCTTTCTGGATGAAGCCACCCGCAAAGCCATGGGCGAACAGGCTGTCGCCCTGGCGCAGGCGGTGGACTATGCCTCTGCCGGGACCGTGGAATTTATCGTGGACGGCGATAAGAACTTCTACTTCCTTGAAATGAACACAAGGTTGCAGGTGGAACACCCGGTGACCGAGCTGATCACCGGCGTCGATCTGGTGGAACAGATGATCCGGGTCGCCAATGGCGAGCCGCTCACAATCACGCAAGACGATGTGCAGCTGAACGGCTGGGCGATTGAAAACCGGCTTTATGCCGAAGACCCCTATCGGGGCTTCCTGCCCTCGATTGGCCGCCTGACCCGCTACCGTCCCCCAGCTGAGCTGTCGGGTGGCCCGCTGCTGGACAATGGCAAATGGCAGGGGGATGCGCCTGCGGGCGCGGGCATCGCGGTGCGCAATGATACCGGCGTCTATGAGGGCGGCGAAATCTCGATGTATTATGACCCGATGATCGCCAAACTTTGCACCTGGGCGCCCACCCGCGATCAGGCAATCGAGGCCATGCGCAATGCCCTGGACGGGTTTGAGGTCGAAGGCATCGGTCACAACCTGCCTTTCCTGTCGGCGGTGATGGATCACCCGATCTTTATTGAGGGCGCCATGACCACCGCCTTTATCGAAGAACAGTATCCCGAAGGCTTTGTTGGTGTTGACCTGCCTGCAGAGGCGCTGCGCCGGATTGCGGCCTCGGCGGCTGCGATGCACCGGGTTGCCGAAATTCGCCGCACACGGGTGTCGGGCCGGATGGACAATCACGAACGCCGCGTTGGCTCCGACTGGGTTGTCTCCCTGCAGGGGCAGAGCTTCCCGGTCAGCATTGAGGCCGACCAACTGGGGGCCACGGTCACCTTCCAGGATGGCGGCAGCATGCGCATCGCCAGCGATTGGACACCGGGTGATCAGCTGGCGACAATTGATGTCGATGGCGCCCCGCTGGTTTTGAAAGTGGGCAAGATTTCTGGTGGATTCCGCATTCGGTCGCGGGGGGCCGATCTCAAGGTGCATGTGCGCACGCCGCGTCAGGCCGAACTGGCCGAACTGATGCCGGAAAAGGTGGCGCCGGATACCTCGAAACTGCTGCTCTGCCCGATGCCGGGGCTGATCGTGAAGATTAATGTCGAAGTTGGCGATGAGGTCCAGGAAGGTCAGACCCTGTGTTCGGTCGAGGCGATGAAGATGGAAAACATCCTGCGCGCCGAGAGGAAGGGCGTGATTGCCAAGATCAACGCCAGCGCAGGCGACAGCCTGGCGGTTGACGAGGTGATCATGGAATTTGAGGAGTGA
- a CDS encoding DUF6497 family protein codes for MLGGALFLLLAAQILQAEEAELAGAFVPVAVPSGQQVLLSEVLLDDSPGALWARFRFVVPGISRQAPEGAEVGADFQSRAADMDYLCDSLALDYLRQHDLSPSMVVISFSDRPVEFGTPDPEATQFFEAYRPDEGRCIWEAF; via the coding sequence TTGCTTGGCGGTGCCCTGTTTCTTTTGCTTGCGGCTCAGATCCTTCAGGCCGAGGAGGCGGAGCTCGCGGGGGCCTTTGTCCCTGTGGCGGTGCCCTCGGGGCAGCAGGTGCTGTTGTCGGAAGTCTTGCTGGACGACAGCCCAGGTGCGCTTTGGGCGCGGTTCCGGTTTGTTGTCCCCGGCATTTCACGTCAGGCGCCGGAGGGGGCAGAGGTGGGTGCGGATTTCCAGAGCAGGGCTGCGGATATGGATTATCTCTGCGACTCGCTGGCGCTGGATTATCTGCGCCAGCATGATCTGTCCCCCAGCATGGTGGTGATCTCCTTTTCGGACCGGCCTGTGGAATTTGGCACCCCGGACCCCGAGGCAACCCAGTTTTTTGAAGCCTATCGTCCTGACGAAGGCCGCTGCATTTGGGAGGCTTTCTGA
- a CDS encoding acyl-CoA carboxylase subunit beta codes for MKDILSELEDRRNAARLGGGQRRIDAQHGRGKLTARERIELLLDEGSFEEFDMFVSHRCTDFGMEEQKPAGDGVITGWGTINGRMVYLFSQDFTVFGGSLSATHAQKICKIQDMAIQNGAPIIGLNDSGGARIQEGVDSLAGYAEVFQRNIMASGVVPQISVIMGPCAGGAVYSPAMTDFIFMVKDTSYMFVTGPDVVKTVTNEVVTAEELGGASTHTKKSSVADGAFENDVEALAEVRRLVDFLPLNNREKPPVRPFFDEPGRIEDSLDTLIPANPNSPYDMKELIVKVADEGDFYEIQEDYAKNIITGFIRLEGQTVGVIGNQPMVLAGCLDIDSSRKAARFVRFCDCFEIPILTLVDVPGFLPGTSQEYGGVIKHGAKLLFAYGEATVPKVTVITRKAYGGAYDVMASKHLRGDFNYAWPTAEIAVMGAKGATEIIHRADLGNAEKIAAHTADYEDRFANPFVAAERGFIDEVIQPKSTRRRVSRAFASLRGKSLKNPWKKHDNIPL; via the coding sequence ATGAAAGATATTCTGTCCGAACTGGAAGACCGTCGCAACGCTGCGCGACTGGGGGGCGGTCAGCGCCGCATTGATGCGCAACACGGGCGTGGCAAGCTGACCGCGCGCGAGCGGATCGAGCTTCTGCTGGATGAGGGCAGTTTTGAAGAGTTCGACATGTTTGTGTCGCATCGCTGTACCGATTTTGGCATGGAAGAACAAAAGCCTGCGGGGGATGGTGTGATCACCGGCTGGGGCACCATTAATGGCCGTATGGTCTATCTGTTCAGTCAGGATTTTACCGTCTTTGGTGGCTCGCTGTCGGCAACCCATGCGCAAAAGATCTGCAAAATTCAGGATATGGCCATTCAGAATGGCGCGCCAATCATTGGCCTGAACGATTCTGGTGGCGCCCGGATCCAGGAAGGCGTCGACTCGCTGGCGGGCTATGCCGAGGTGTTTCAGCGCAATATCATGGCCAGCGGCGTGGTGCCGCAGATCTCGGTGATCATGGGGCCCTGTGCCGGCGGTGCGGTCTACTCGCCTGCGATGACTGATTTTATCTTTATGGTGAAAGACACCTCCTACATGTTTGTGACCGGCCCCGATGTGGTCAAAACCGTCACCAACGAAGTTGTCACCGCCGAGGAGCTGGGGGGCGCCTCTACCCATACCAAAAAGTCCTCTGTGGCTGATGGGGCCTTTGAAAACGATGTCGAGGCCCTGGCCGAGGTCCGCCGTCTGGTCGATTTCCTGCCGCTCAACAATCGCGAAAAGCCGCCGGTGCGTCCTTTCTTTGATGAGCCAGGCCGAATCGAGGACAGCCTGGATACGTTGATCCCTGCGAACCCCAATTCGCCCTACGACATGAAAGAGCTGATCGTCAAAGTGGCGGATGAGGGCGATTTCTACGAGATCCAGGAGGACTACGCCAAGAACATCATCACCGGTTTTATCCGCCTTGAGGGGCAGACGGTGGGTGTTATTGGGAACCAGCCCATGGTGTTGGCGGGCTGTCTTGATATCGACAGCTCGCGCAAGGCTGCCCGTTTTGTGCGCTTCTGCGATTGCTTTGAAATTCCAATCCTGACCCTGGTCGATGTTCCGGGCTTTCTGCCTGGCACCAGCCAGGAATATGGCGGCGTGATCAAACATGGCGCCAAGCTGCTGTTTGCCTACGGTGAAGCCACCGTGCCAAAGGTCACAGTGATCACCCGCAAAGCCTATGGTGGCGCCTATGACGTTATGGCCTCCAAACACCTGCGCGGCGATTTCAACTACGCCTGGCCCACCGCGGAAATTGCGGTGATGGGGGCCAAGGGCGCCACCGAAATCATCCATCGCGCAGATCTGGGCAATGCCGAGAAGATCGCGGCCCATACGGCAGACTATGAGGACCGTTTTGCCAATCCTTTTGTGGCGGCCGAACGCGGCTTTATCGATGAGGTGATCCAGCCCAAATCCACCCGTCGCCGGGTCAGTCGTGCCTTTGCCTCGTTGCGGGGTAAATCATTGAAGAACCCCTGGAAAAAGCACGACAATATTCCGCTCTGA
- a CDS encoding M10 family metallopeptidase C-terminal domain-containing protein — translation MLSRDEIIEAMQYERFHISNPLNTTDSAPIKITYQYAGGSEPDDLPTSADYDGWRRMRTAEKASFEAALEHIESYLNVDFVQTKRTSDPDLNVAAVSLPGATIGSGGYSIRYQGENITQWDGFVAYDATLDLSSESYTDLLLHELGHAMGLRHTFEADTPLPSQYENNLYSLMSYRANPMNGEHSDALMLFDVLALQDIWGAAVNNENDTRYTGCRTNTVDSIWDSGGIDALDATGRTTAVTLDLRQGAFSSFDADHDVVITFGCEIENAYGARGNDRIIGNDLDNLLRGHGGRDLLAGKAGDDRLEGGSGGDTLWGDHGDDMMFGGRGGDRMRGGAGDDWLSGNRGQDLLDGQAGDDFLIGGRGKDVFIFKNNGGSDTVADFTPGKDQLNIIGHGDIDRLLDQAHDTDKGLLFDFGAGDSLLLFDVTLDSLGDDFLI, via the coding sequence ATGTTAAGTCGTGACGAAATCATCGAGGCCATGCAATACGAGCGGTTCCACATCAGCAATCCGCTCAACACCACGGACAGCGCCCCGATCAAGATCACTTACCAATATGCCGGCGGAAGTGAGCCCGATGACCTTCCCACATCAGCAGACTATGACGGATGGCGCCGCATGAGGACGGCAGAAAAAGCCAGCTTTGAGGCGGCTCTGGAGCATATTGAAAGCTACCTCAACGTCGACTTTGTTCAAACCAAACGCACCAGTGATCCGGATTTGAATGTGGCGGCCGTCAGCCTTCCCGGCGCGACCATAGGCAGCGGAGGCTATAGCATTCGCTACCAAGGCGAGAACATTACCCAGTGGGATGGCTTTGTTGCCTATGACGCAACATTGGACCTGTCCTCTGAGAGCTATACCGACCTGCTGCTGCATGAGTTGGGACACGCCATGGGGCTGCGCCATACATTTGAAGCCGATACCCCCCTGCCGAGCCAATACGAAAACAATCTCTATTCCCTGATGTCCTACCGGGCCAACCCCATGAACGGAGAGCACAGCGATGCGCTTATGCTGTTTGATGTGCTTGCCCTGCAAGATATCTGGGGGGCTGCGGTCAATAATGAAAACGATACCCGCTACACAGGCTGCCGCACCAACACCGTGGACAGTATCTGGGACAGTGGCGGCATAGACGCCCTGGATGCAACGGGTCGCACAACCGCAGTGACGCTGGATCTGCGACAAGGGGCCTTCTCGTCCTTTGATGCGGATCATGACGTGGTTATAACCTTCGGTTGCGAGATTGAAAACGCCTATGGCGCCAGGGGTAACGACCGGATTATCGGCAATGATTTGGACAACCTGCTGCGCGGACATGGCGGCAGGGATCTATTGGCTGGCAAGGCTGGGGACGACCGGCTGGAAGGTGGGTCTGGCGGCGACACGCTGTGGGGCGACCATGGGGACGACATGATGTTTGGGGGCCGCGGCGGCGACCGGATGCGGGGCGGCGCGGGCGACGACTGGCTGAGCGGCAACCGTGGCCAAGACCTGCTGGATGGTCAGGCTGGCGATGACTTCCTGATCGGGGGACGTGGCAAAGATGTTTTTATTTTCAAGAACAATGGCGGCTCGGATACCGTCGCAGATTTCACCCCCGGCAAAGACCAACTCAATATCATTGGTCACGGCGATATCGACAGGCTGCTGGATCAGGCGCATGACACCGACAAGGGACTATTGTTCGATTTTGGCGCAGGCGACAGCCTGCTGCTTTTCGACGTCACCCTGGACAGCCTGGGAGATGACTTTCTCATTTGA
- a CDS encoding multidrug effflux MFS transporter has protein sequence MQNSQSSPKRGLSQPHIATLILLAGLSALGMNLHLAALPSMASYFEVDYRVMQLSVSLYLAGNAVVQIFVGPISDQMGRRPVLLASMALFLVATVGCIFATNVEMFFVFRVAQTVVAATMVLSRAAVRDMYDTNDAASMIGYVTMGMAVVPMIGPAIGGLLDQWMGWTAVFWMLFLMGALTLAITYFDFGETAHKSGKTLGAQFAEYPELLCSPRFWGYSLASGLASGSFFAYLGGAPFLGTEIYGLSSAEIGIYLSAPAVGYFIGNFLSGRFSARIGINRMVLWGCTINGAGVLVSLLIALAGADTFLTFFGLMCFVGMGNGMAIPNGTTGAISVRPHLAGTASGLSGAIMIGAGAVLSAYAGFLLKPDSTAVPLLLLMLATAIAGLVAILLVILREKQLGS, from the coding sequence ATGCAAAATTCCCAAAGCTCCCCAAAGCGCGGATTGAGCCAACCGCATATTGCAACTTTGATCCTGCTGGCCGGCCTGTCCGCGCTGGGGATGAACCTGCATCTCGCAGCCCTGCCCAGCATGGCCAGCTATTTCGAGGTGGACTACCGTGTCATGCAGCTGTCGGTTTCGCTCTATCTGGCGGGCAACGCGGTTGTGCAGATATTTGTGGGTCCCATTTCGGACCAGATGGGGCGGCGCCCGGTGCTATTGGCCAGCATGGCGCTGTTTTTGGTGGCGACGGTGGGCTGCATCTTTGCCACCAACGTGGAAATGTTCTTTGTTTTCCGGGTCGCGCAGACTGTTGTGGCCGCGACCATGGTGCTGAGCCGCGCCGCCGTGCGTGACATGTATGATACCAATGACGCAGCCAGCATGATTGGCTATGTCACCATGGGCATGGCCGTGGTGCCGATGATTGGCCCCGCCATTGGTGGCCTTCTGGACCAGTGGATGGGCTGGACCGCCGTGTTCTGGATGCTCTTTTTGATGGGCGCCCTGACCCTGGCGATCACCTATTTCGACTTTGGGGAGACCGCTCACAAAAGCGGCAAAACGCTCGGCGCCCAGTTTGCCGAATACCCTGAGCTGCTTTGTTCCCCGCGCTTCTGGGGCTACTCCCTGGCCTCTGGCCTCGCCTCCGGTTCTTTCTTTGCCTATCTCGGTGGTGCGCCCTTTTTGGGAACCGAGATTTACGGCCTCAGCAGTGCTGAAATTGGCATCTATCTGTCTGCACCGGCCGTTGGCTATTTTATTGGCAACTTCCTCTCGGGCCGCTTTTCGGCCCGGATCGGGATCAACCGGATGGTGCTCTGGGGCTGCACTATCAATGGGGCTGGTGTGCTTGTTTCGCTTCTCATTGCCCTGGCTGGTGCAGATACATTCCTCACCTTCTTTGGCCTCATGTGCTTTGTTGGCATGGGCAATGGCATGGCCATTCCCAATGGCACAACCGGTGCGATTTCTGTGCGCCCGCATCTGGCTGGTACCGCCTCTGGCCTGAGCGGCGCCATCATGATCGGCGCTGGTGCTGTGCTGAGCGCCTATGCCGGTTTTCTTTTGAAACCGGATTCAACCGCTGTGCCTCTCCTGTTGTTGATGCTTGCCACAGCCATTGCCGGGCTGGTGGCAATCCTGCTGGTGATCCTGCGTGAAAAGCAATTGGGCAGCTAA
- a CDS encoding helix-turn-helix domain-containing protein, giving the protein MATQKLYAGAKLREMRTRLELTQKGFAAKLGVSLPYLNQMENNNRPVSTTVVLALAQEFGLDVTELSTGDSERLVSDMREAIADPVFADEAPPLADLRLTASNAPALARAFLSLHRAYRQTHERLASLDEALGREDSRVQASPWEEVRDFFHYCDNYIDAIDRAAERFAGSANVRLAATNALENAGITISLTDMDGLRGYDPATRTLQLSNRSSPPTQVFQLLLQVALLSQDSLLEATLDFARFQSDEARAIAKIGLANYFAGAALMPYGRFLAAAQEDRHDLERLATRFGASIEQVAHRLSTLQRPGAKGIPFFFVRVDQAGTITKRHSATRLQFARFGGACPLWNVHRAFETPGRFLRQLAETPDGVRYISLARDVSKSGGSFGSPVRRYAISLGCETRHAEALVYADNLEMSHASAYEPIGISCRICERKTCHQRSVPPLERRLTINNDQRGVLPYEVS; this is encoded by the coding sequence ATGGCCACACAGAAACTCTATGCAGGGGCAAAACTGCGGGAAATGCGGACCCGGCTTGAGCTGACCCAAAAAGGCTTTGCGGCCAAGCTTGGCGTGTCGCTGCCCTACCTCAACCAGATGGAAAACAACAACCGGCCGGTATCGACCACCGTTGTGCTGGCGCTGGCGCAGGAATTTGGCCTTGATGTGACCGAGCTGTCGACCGGCGATAGCGAACGGCTGGTCAGTGACATGCGCGAGGCCATCGCCGATCCGGTCTTTGCCGATGAGGCCCCGCCCCTGGCAGATCTGCGTCTCACGGCCTCCAATGCACCCGCACTGGCCCGCGCCTTTCTCAGTCTGCACCGCGCCTATCGCCAGACCCATGAACGGCTTGCCTCGCTCGACGAAGCCCTGGGACGGGAGGATTCCCGCGTTCAGGCCAGCCCCTGGGAAGAGGTGCGCGATTTTTTCCACTACTGCGACAATTACATCGACGCCATAGACCGGGCCGCCGAACGTTTTGCCGGATCGGCAAATGTGCGGCTTGCGGCAACAAATGCGCTGGAAAATGCCGGTATCACCATTTCGCTCACCGATATGGACGGGCTGCGCGGCTATGATCCCGCGACCCGCACCCTGCAGCTCTCCAACCGCTCCAGCCCGCCGACACAGGTGTTTCAACTGCTGCTGCAAGTGGCGCTGCTTAGTCAGGACAGTCTGCTGGAGGCGACGCTGGATTTTGCCCGTTTCCAAAGCGACGAGGCCCGCGCCATCGCCAAAATTGGCCTGGCCAACTATTTTGCCGGTGCCGCGTTGATGCCCTATGGTCGCTTTCTCGCCGCGGCCCAGGAGGATCGTCACGATCTGGAGCGCCTCGCCACCCGGTTTGGCGCCTCAATCGAACAGGTGGCGCATCGCCTCTCTACCCTGCAACGGCCCGGCGCCAAGGGCATTCCGTTTTTCTTTGTCCGGGTGGATCAGGCCGGCACCATCACCAAACGCCACTCTGCGACCCGCCTGCAATTTGCCCGCTTTGGCGGCGCCTGTCCCTTGTGGAATGTACACCGTGCCTTTGAAACACCGGGGCGGTTCCTGCGGCAATTGGCCGAAACCCCGGACGGTGTGCGCTATATCTCGCTGGCGCGGGACGTGTCAAAATCTGGGGGATCCTTTGGCTCGCCGGTGCGGCGCTACGCCATTTCCCTGGGTTGCGAAACCCGCCACGCTGAGGCTCTGGTCTATGCTGACAATCTGGAAATGAGCCATGCCTCTGCCTATGAGCCCATCGGCATTTCCTGCCGCATCTGTGAGAGAAAGACCTGCCATCAGCGCTCGGTTCCGCCGCTGGAACGGCGTCTCACCATCAACAATGATCAACGCGGTGTGCTGCCCTACGAAGTGAGCTGA
- a CDS encoding YdcH family protein — translation MSNTPHELAEEFPDKVEAMSQLKQSDAHFSKLADEYHEVNRAVHRAETNVEPLEELAEVELRKKRGVLKDEIWNILAKA, via the coding sequence ATGTCCAATACCCCCCATGAACTGGCAGAGGAATTTCCCGACAAAGTGGAAGCCATGAGCCAGCTGAAGCAGTCCGATGCTCATTTTTCCAAGCTTGCGGATGAATATCATGAGGTCAACCGTGCGGTACATCGCGCCGAAACCAATGTTGAGCCACTGGAAGAATTGGCCGAGGTGGAGCTGCGCAAAAAGCGCGGTGTGCTGAAAGATGAGATTTGGAACATCTTGGCCAAGGCCTGA